A genomic window from Blastocatellia bacterium includes:
- the cmr4 gene encoding type III-B CRISPR module RAMP protein Cmr4, whose product MFEAKAMLYLYVETPLHAGSGTSLGVVDLPVQRERVTNYPMVQASGIKGKLRAEASDHPNKTSDQEWTKKVEIVFGPDTQRASEHAGAFSPGDARLLLFPVRSLIGVFAWTTSKDALARFCRDAKTIGLPFNWQAIGPEDKSHDPKEAEKTALVAPGNDVTADGKVVLEEFAFDAEEDQQVKAIAEWLASNALPTDSEYDYWRKKLPKSLVILPENAFRDFTQFSTEVVNRIRLENETKTVAEGALWSEEHLPTDTLLYAPLFATKPRVDKSKLPQGWQGTAQEVLDFLKNLRLNRVQLGGDETVGRGLVKLRIEP is encoded by the coding sequence ATGTTTGAAGCGAAAGCGATGCTCTACCTTTACGTCGAGACGCCGCTTCATGCCGGCAGTGGCACATCCCTTGGTGTCGTGGACCTGCCCGTTCAGCGGGAGCGGGTGACCAACTATCCGATGGTGCAAGCCTCGGGCATTAAGGGCAAACTGCGGGCGGAAGCGAGTGACCATCCGAACAAAACCAGTGACCAAGAGTGGACAAAGAAAGTTGAAATTGTCTTCGGACCGGACACCCAACGAGCCTCCGAACACGCAGGCGCGTTCTCCCCTGGTGATGCTCGCTTGCTGCTCTTTCCCGTGCGCTCGCTGATCGGCGTGTTTGCGTGGACAACTTCCAAAGATGCTCTTGCTCGTTTCTGCCGGGATGCGAAAACAATCGGACTACCATTCAACTGGCAAGCGATAGGACCCGAAGATAAGTCCCATGATCCGAAGGAAGCAGAGAAGACAGCACTTGTGGCCCCTGGCAACGATGTCACTGCCGACGGCAAGGTGGTGCTGGAGGAGTTCGCATTTGATGCGGAGGAAGACCAGCAGGTGAAAGCCATCGCGGAATGGCTGGCAAGCAACGCTTTGCCGACGGATAGCGAATATGACTATTGGCGGAAGAAATTACCAAAGAGTCTCGTTATCCTGCCGGAAAACGCCTTCCGCGACTTCACGCAGTTCTCCACCGAAGTCGTCAACCGTATTCGTTTGGAGAATGAAACAAAAACAGTGGCGGAAGGTGCACTGTGGAGCGAGGAGCATCTGCCGACTGACACGTTGCTTTACGCCCCGCTGTTTGCCACCAAGCCGCGCGTAGACAAGAGCAAACTGCCACAAGGATGGCAAGGCACGGCGCAGGAAGTACTGGATTTTTTAAAAAACTTGAGACTGAATCGCGTCCAGTTGGGTGGTGATGAAACGGTGGGGAGAGGGCTTGTTAAATTGCGAATAGAACCTTGA
- the cmr3 gene encoding type III-B CRISPR module-associated protein Cmr3: protein MRIFIEPSDVLLFRDGRPFVAGEDHRALSLFPPTPLTMQGAIRSRVLADKGVSYTAYASGAVSVPGIGYADDYGQLRLRGPFIARQENGRVMRYFSLPSDVVLAGCPHPIALAPLFAAESSFESNPTVGANSLGLLWHRTIARIEAPSGWLSEIELQHYLNGEPFSVTPEHELFDRESRFHVGIDSQFKRPHRGGAGGHLFQVEFVRLQHGVGLWLDVNGVQLSDEGLLQLGGDSKAAVYRKVDEVPPLTAGGVVQGKFKLYFATPAYFATGWQPDDWGRFITGGTVRLVAAAVPRAQAIGGFDLARNRHKPMRRFVPAGSVFLFESDGEVTVPEVITDDDGQARFSQIGFGQVFIGRWDYV, encoded by the coding sequence ATGCGTATTTTCATTGAGCCAAGTGATGTGCTCTTGTTCCGCGATGGGCGCCCGTTTGTTGCTGGTGAGGATCATCGTGCTCTGAGCTTGTTCCCGCCCACGCCGCTCACAATGCAAGGGGCGATCCGCTCAAGAGTGCTAGCAGACAAAGGAGTGTCCTATACTGCCTACGCCTCGGGTGCTGTGTCTGTGCCGGGAATTGGCTATGCCGATGACTACGGGCAGTTGCGCCTGCGGGGTCCGTTCATAGCTCGGCAGGAGAATGGACGGGTTATGCGTTACTTCTCCCTCCCCTCTGACGTAGTGTTAGCAGGATGTCCGCATCCTATCGCACTTGCCCCCTTGTTCGCAGCAGAGTCCTCATTCGAGAGCAATCCGACGGTCGGTGCGAACTCGCTTGGTTTGCTCTGGCATCGGACGATAGCCCGCATCGAAGCCCCAAGTGGTTGGTTGAGCGAAATCGAATTGCAGCACTACCTAAATGGGGAACCGTTCAGCGTAACCCCAGAGCATGAGTTGTTCGACCGCGAATCGCGCTTTCATGTCGGCATTGATAGCCAGTTTAAGCGTCCGCATCGAGGCGGCGCAGGTGGGCATTTGTTTCAAGTGGAGTTCGTGCGACTTCAACATGGCGTAGGATTATGGTTGGATGTGAACGGCGTGCAATTAAGCGATGAGGGGCTCCTACAACTTGGTGGTGATTCAAAGGCGGCTGTGTATCGGAAAGTGGATGAGGTACCGCCCCTTACGGCAGGCGGCGTAGTGCAAGGCAAATTCAAACTTTACTTTGCAACACCTGCCTACTTTGCTACTGGCTGGCAGCCTGATGACTGGGGACGATTTATCACAGGTGGCACTGTGCGACTTGTAGCTGCTGCTGTACCGCGCGCGCAAGCGATCGGTGGTTTTGACCTGGCACGAAACCGACACAAACCCATGCGCCGTTTCGTGCCTGCTGGCAGTGTGTTCTTGTTTGAGAGCGATGGTGAGGTGACCGTACCTGAAGTCATCACAGATGACGATGGACAGGCACGGTTCAGTCAAATTGGATTTGGTCAAGTTTTCATCGGGAGGTGGGATTATGTTTGA
- the cas10 gene encoding type III-B CRISPR-associated protein Cas10/Cmr2, with product MSVDWKLKLIALLHDPPDKVLALQGHQRRAFERIERLVGQSDFQALFNTTGTQLTRAQFEATPIGQAVKKADQVASAMDRAAFPRDINLSTQDFLQSPCVCHPLAGRQQPLNQVRQASFNTVINALNHVFTQALNSTNTVQQRFLWLWRNLADALAHHNAINGLAEEWHLVPADTRVVDHTLWDHLSITAALAVALPRAALMVCSVGPVQDFIRTARRTQDLWMGSYILSYLTWCGINVIADEFGPDAVLYPSLRGQPLVDHWLAKQHGLSVSPHPGGLTRATLPNKFVALLPAAEAKSVAERVAEQVRIAWNTLADEVAAWLRTTAQVTTDATWQEMYNAHKQQMPEIYWTIHRWPDVSSFKQSKGEADAALDEIRRLLRPPSEWEFQRIYDVFCATAPQMVNIGTVYSRLHDLVQRGFEARKGLRDFAPIEELGEKCTLCGTRSALRSQVQSARDHWAHVANQVRRVPGEVVTIKPGGRERLCGVCTVKRLVQRGFFEKELGLRGGFPSTSEVAVASFKEGVLSELSDPQHGQRLAQTLQDHLQILQRLRFEPTVAEGAIPKLRNMCLQLSNVSPQAKALADKFLKYDGDVLFEETFTRERLKADYDLDVTESDVAAAQGSLRRLLKAAEEAGIPRPAKYFAVLMLDADEMGKWLSGDKAPLFEQALHPAVVNDLRSNYPGWNAVLDAKRVLSPALHAAMSSALANFALYLVPLVIEQRYCGRVVYTGGDDVLALIPVDQVLPAARELRASFSGEVNIDARLNIQVRFRDVRVSGFVTFNSRPLMTMGPNATASIGITIAHHLSPLDAALAAVRRAEESAKKDYGRNAICIHFLKRSGEEIRAGAQWFYSNTPPSNTRDTVDLLTDLQQRFADKRISMKFAHAVFDEARTLAAVPAAYEAELRRLLKRHRGSALNPQQGERQAKELAPQLAHLARALDIHCPSADPSPSEPQPGLIELAKWLLLLRFLAQGGGGE from the coding sequence GTGAGCGTGGATTGGAAGCTAAAACTTATCGCTCTGTTGCATGATCCGCCAGACAAAGTATTAGCATTGCAGGGGCATCAGCGACGGGCATTTGAACGGATAGAGCGGTTAGTTGGTCAAAGCGACTTTCAGGCCTTGTTTAACACCACAGGGACTCAACTCACGCGGGCTCAGTTTGAAGCGACACCTATAGGTCAAGCTGTGAAGAAGGCAGATCAGGTTGCATCGGCAATGGACCGTGCGGCTTTCCCGCGAGACATAAATTTGAGCACTCAAGATTTTCTCCAATCGCCCTGTGTTTGCCATCCGCTGGCAGGTCGCCAGCAACCGCTGAATCAAGTTCGCCAAGCCAGCTTCAACACGGTCATAAACGCTCTGAACCATGTTTTTACACAGGCATTGAATTCGACCAATACTGTGCAACAACGGTTTCTTTGGCTCTGGCGAAACCTGGCTGATGCACTCGCGCATCACAATGCCATAAACGGTTTGGCAGAGGAGTGGCACCTTGTCCCAGCCGACACGCGCGTTGTGGATCATACACTGTGGGATCATTTAAGCATCACAGCGGCATTGGCGGTCGCCCTGCCGCGCGCGGCGCTGATGGTGTGTTCTGTCGGTCCCGTACAAGATTTTATCCGCACGGCGCGGCGGACGCAGGACTTGTGGATGGGCAGTTATATCCTGTCCTACCTCACATGGTGCGGTATCAATGTCATCGCCGATGAGTTTGGTCCCGATGCCGTGCTGTATCCAAGCCTACGCGGGCAGCCGCTCGTTGACCACTGGCTGGCAAAGCAGCATGGTTTGTCGGTGTCACCGCATCCTGGCGGTCTGACGCGGGCGACGCTGCCTAACAAGTTCGTCGCGCTACTGCCTGCTGCTGAAGCGAAATCCGTGGCAGAGCGCGTAGCCGAGCAGGTCCGCATCGCCTGGAATACGCTAGCTGATGAGGTCGCGGCGTGGCTACGGACGACAGCGCAGGTGACGACAGACGCAACCTGGCAGGAAATGTACAATGCGCATAAGCAGCAAATGCCCGAGATTTATTGGACTATTCATCGCTGGCCGGATGTCTCGTCCTTCAAGCAGTCAAAGGGTGAAGCGGATGCTGCCTTGGATGAGATTCGCCGCCTGCTCCGTCCGCCATCGGAGTGGGAGTTTCAGCGCATCTATGACGTCTTCTGCGCTACCGCGCCACAGATGGTCAACATCGGCACCGTTTACAGCCGTTTGCACGACTTGGTACAGCGTGGCTTTGAAGCGCGGAAAGGCTTGCGCGACTTCGCGCCCATCGAGGAACTGGGCGAAAAATGCACGCTTTGCGGCACCCGCTCCGCACTACGCAGCCAGGTTCAATCAGCACGCGACCACTGGGCGCATGTTGCCAATCAAGTGCGTCGGGTGCCCGGCGAGGTTGTCACCATCAAGCCTGGTGGGCGGGAGCGGTTGTGCGGTGTTTGTACGGTCAAGCGGCTGGTGCAACGTGGGTTCTTTGAGAAGGAACTCGGCTTACGGGGCGGTTTCCCGTCCACCAGCGAAGTGGCTGTCGCTTCCTTCAAGGAAGGAGTGCTGAGCGAGCTGAGCGATCCACAGCATGGTCAGAGGCTAGCTCAAACATTACAGGACCATCTCCAAATACTACAGCGGTTGAGATTCGAGCCAACAGTTGCTGAAGGCGCGATTCCAAAACTTCGTAATATGTGCCTTCAGTTGTCCAACGTGTCTCCGCAAGCGAAAGCCCTTGCTGACAAGTTTCTGAAGTACGATGGCGATGTGCTCTTTGAAGAGACATTCACTCGCGAGCGCCTCAAGGCCGATTATGATCTTGATGTCACCGAATCTGATGTCGCTGCTGCGCAGGGTTCGCTTAGGAGACTGTTAAAAGCCGCTGAGGAAGCGGGCATCCCTCGTCCAGCCAAATACTTCGCCGTCCTGATGCTTGACGCCGATGAGATGGGCAAGTGGCTGAGCGGGGACAAAGCACCGTTATTTGAGCAGGCGCTTCACCCGGCCGTGGTGAACGACTTACGCTCCAACTATCCCGGTTGGAACGCGGTGCTTGACGCCAAGCGAGTGCTAAGCCCTGCGCTGCACGCTGCCATGAGCAGCGCGCTTGCGAATTTCGCGCTGTATTTGGTCCCCTTGGTGATAGAACAGCGTTACTGCGGACGGGTAGTGTATACGGGCGGTGATGACGTGCTGGCGTTGATCCCAGTGGATCAAGTACTTCCCGCTGCACGCGAACTGCGAGCGTCGTTTAGTGGGGAAGTGAATATTGACGCCAGGCTCAATATACAGGTTCGTTTCCGGGATGTGAGGGTCAGTGGCTTTGTGACGTTCAACAGCAGGCCTTTGATGACGATGGGGCCGAACGCGACCGCATCCATTGGCATCACCATCGCGCATCACCTGTCACCTCTTGACGCCGCACTGGCCGCAGTGCGCCGCGCCGAGGAGTCTGCGAAAAAAGACTATGGGCGCAATGCCATTTGCATCCATTTTCTCAAGCGGTCAGGGGAAGAAATACGTGCCGGAGCACAGTGGTTCTATTCTAATACACCCCCAAGTAACACCCGCGACACGGTGGATTTGCTTACTGATCTTCAGCAGCGGTTTGCCGACAAACGGATCTCGATGAAGTTCGCGCATGCCGTTTTTGACGAAGCCCGCACGCTAGCTGCTGTGCCTGCCGCCTACGAAGCCGAGTTACGCCGCTTACTCAAACGGCATCGTGGAAGCGCGCTCAACCCTCAGCAAGGCGAACGACAAGCAAAAGAGCTCGCGCCACAACTGGCGCACTTAGCGCGTGCGCTGGACATTCACTGCCCAAGTGCCGACCCATCACCTAGTGAGCCACAACCGGGTCTGATCGAACTGGCAAAATGGTTATTGCTGTTGCGCTTCTTAGCACAGGGAGGAGGTGGTGAGTGA
- a CDS encoding acetyl-CoA hydrolase/transferase C-terminal domain-containing protein codes for MNWWNDYQRKRVTAEEAVSVITSGNRLYVSGNAATPYVLLSALAARRDELRGISVTSALLLGNDPLSQPGMEEHFRLNSLFVGPADRAAVNEGRADYVPIFLHEIPELFLSGQMPLDVALIQTSPPDEHGFLSLGVECLMTMAAITAARTVIAQVNDRMPRTMGDCYVHVSRVSRIVEVSCDLPELERSGMTEVERKIGEYIAELIEDGSTLQLGIGGIPDAVLASLQGKRDLGIHTEMISDGVMEAIEAGIITGARKTLHPRKVVCTFALGSRRLYEYLHNNPLFEFHPANYTNDPFVIAQNDKMVAVNSAIEVDLTGQVCADSIGTMIYSGVGGQVDFIRGAARSRGGKPIIALPSTARGGTVSRIVPVLRPGAGVVTTRADVHYVVTEYGIAYLHGKNLRERAEALIRIAHPQFREELLRAARERRLGL; via the coding sequence ATGAATTGGTGGAACGACTATCAACGGAAGCGCGTGACGGCCGAGGAGGCCGTCTCGGTCATCACCTCGGGCAATCGTCTCTATGTCAGCGGGAATGCGGCCACGCCCTATGTGTTGCTCTCGGCTCTGGCTGCGCGAAGGGATGAACTCCGCGGCATCTCGGTCACGTCGGCCTTGCTGCTGGGCAACGATCCGCTGTCCCAACCCGGCATGGAGGAACACTTCCGGCTCAATTCCCTCTTCGTCGGGCCAGCGGATCGGGCCGCCGTCAACGAGGGTCGCGCCGATTACGTTCCCATCTTTCTGCACGAAATTCCCGAACTCTTCCTGTCGGGTCAGATGCCGCTCGATGTGGCCTTGATCCAGACGAGCCCGCCCGATGAGCACGGCTTTTTGAGTCTGGGCGTCGAATGCCTCATGACGATGGCGGCCATCACCGCCGCGCGGACCGTCATCGCTCAGGTCAACGACCGGATGCCTCGCACCATGGGCGACTGCTATGTCCACGTCTCCAGGGTGAGCCGTATCGTGGAAGTCTCCTGCGACCTGCCGGAGCTGGAGCGGTCGGGCATGACCGAGGTCGAGCGAAAGATCGGTGAGTACATCGCCGAACTCATCGAGGATGGCTCCACATTGCAACTGGGCATCGGCGGTATCCCCGATGCCGTGCTCGCGTCGCTGCAGGGGAAAAGGGATCTCGGCATCCATACCGAGATGATCTCCGACGGCGTCATGGAAGCCATCGAGGCCGGCATCATCACCGGCGCGCGGAAGACGCTCCATCCCCGCAAGGTCGTCTGCACATTTGCCCTGGGCAGCCGTCGCCTCTACGAATACCTCCACAACAACCCCCTGTTCGAGTTCCATCCGGCCAACTACACCAATGATCCATTTGTCATCGCCCAGAACGACAAGATGGTGGCGGTGAATTCCGCCATCGAGGTGGATCTCACCGGTCAGGTCTGCGCCGATTCCATCGGGACGATGATCTATTCCGGCGTGGGCGGCCAGGTAGATTTCATTCGGGGAGCGGCGCGGTCGCGCGGGGGCAAACCCATCATCGCGCTGCCGTCAACGGCGCGCGGCGGCACCGTCTCCCGCATTGTTCCCGTGCTGCGGCCCGGCGCCGGTGTGGTCACCACGCGGGCCGATGTCCATTATGTCGTCACCGAGTACGGCATCGCCTATTTGCACGGCAAGAATCTGCGCGAGCGGGCGGAGGCGCTCATTCGCATCGCCCATCCGCAGTTCCGCGAGGAATTGCTTCGCGCCGCTCGCGAAAGGAGGCTCGGATTATGA
- a CDS encoding alanine dehydrogenase — translation MIIGIPKEAPVMKGVEEKRVSLSPAGVRDLRGLGAEVVVESGAGAGAGFSDEEYRAAGARIVYSHEEAFRRADLVVKVQRPDVSEWGLFNPATALMAFLHLAVAPREFIEMLVERRMTAIGFEIVRRDDGSLPILRASSEIAGLMAVQIAGRLLETTHGGRGVLLGGIPGIPPADVVILGAGTLGYYAARAFLGVGANVYVLDKEITQLMKIDAAFGGRVVTALATRNNIEKFVTFADVLIGAVLVPGQRAPVLVTADMVKRMRPGSIIMDFSIDQGGCVETSTLTPHEDFLFTAHGVIHFCAPNVPAMVARTSSHALTNALLPYLSEIVGRGLPAALKTDAALRRGLYALEGTISASLGLAGVPAADLEQMVQEMP, via the coding sequence ATGATCATCGGCATTCCCAAAGAAGCTCCGGTGATGAAAGGAGTCGAGGAAAAGCGCGTCAGTCTCTCACCTGCCGGCGTGCGCGATCTGAGAGGTCTCGGAGCCGAAGTGGTGGTTGAATCGGGCGCGGGTGCGGGTGCGGGATTCAGCGACGAGGAGTATCGCGCGGCCGGAGCCCGAATTGTCTACTCTCACGAGGAGGCTTTTCGCCGGGCCGATCTTGTGGTCAAGGTTCAACGCCCCGATGTTTCGGAGTGGGGATTGTTCAATCCGGCGACGGCACTCATGGCCTTTCTCCACCTGGCGGTGGCGCCCAGGGAGTTCATCGAGATGCTCGTCGAGCGGCGCATGACGGCCATCGGGTTCGAGATCGTTCGTCGGGATGACGGATCGCTTCCCATCCTTCGCGCATCGAGCGAGATCGCGGGACTCATGGCCGTTCAAATCGCCGGGCGGCTGCTGGAGACGACCCACGGTGGGCGCGGCGTGCTTCTCGGAGGCATTCCCGGCATCCCACCCGCCGACGTCGTCATCCTCGGCGCCGGGACGCTCGGCTACTACGCGGCGCGCGCTTTCCTGGGTGTCGGGGCCAACGTCTATGTCCTCGACAAGGAGATCACCCAGTTGATGAAGATTGACGCCGCCTTCGGTGGGCGCGTCGTCACCGCCCTGGCGACGAGAAATAACATCGAGAAGTTCGTCACGTTCGCCGATGTCCTCATCGGAGCCGTTCTCGTCCCCGGTCAGCGGGCTCCCGTGCTGGTGACAGCCGACATGGTCAAGCGGATGCGACCGGGGAGCATCATCATGGATTTCTCCATTGATCAGGGCGGATGCGTGGAGACGTCCACTCTGACGCCTCACGAGGACTTCCTTTTCACGGCTCACGGGGTGATCCATTTTTGCGCTCCCAATGTTCCCGCGATGGTGGCTCGGACGTCGTCTCATGCGCTGACCAATGCGCTGTTGCCGTATCTGTCGGAGATCGTCGGGCGCGGCCTGCCGGCGGCCCTGAAAACGGATGCGGCGCTCCGGCGCGGCCTCTATGCTCTGGAGGGAACGATCTCCGCCAGCCTGGGACTCGCCGGCGTGCCTGCGGCCGATCTGGAGCAAATGGTTCAGGAGATGCCTTGA
- a CDS encoding phosphate acyltransferase: MTSAIYSFDEMVEHARLIPGKRIVVAGGDNRAALEAVIAAAAEFRTETLVVGRRDRIHPLLRSLKADLPILDCSDDAEIAREAVARIRAGQGDILLKGSVDTATVMRAVLDSTSGLRTGQLLSDVFLFENPARQPNRLMMITDGGINVSPGLAEKIEIIRNAVRVAQVLGWEMPRVALLSATEKVTPAIPSTLEAAVISKMNERGQIPGCLIEGPLALDLAVAPEAAEAKGISSPVVGRADILVAPNIEVANVLAKSTVYFARFRLAHVTVGASVPVLIPSRSDSAEAKFLSIALGLLMRAREGVSPSPESPPRPTQTA; encoded by the coding sequence ATGACATCGGCGATTTACAGCTTTGATGAGATGGTCGAGCACGCCCGTCTCATCCCCGGCAAGAGAATCGTCGTTGCCGGCGGCGACAATCGCGCCGCGCTCGAAGCGGTCATCGCCGCTGCCGCCGAGTTCCGGACCGAGACTCTCGTCGTCGGTCGGCGGGATCGGATTCATCCGCTGCTTCGCTCGCTCAAGGCCGATCTCCCCATCCTCGATTGCTCCGATGACGCCGAGATCGCCCGCGAGGCCGTCGCCCGGATCCGCGCCGGACAGGGGGACATTCTCCTCAAAGGTTCGGTTGATACGGCCACCGTGATGCGGGCCGTCCTGGACTCGACAAGCGGCCTCCGCACCGGTCAGCTTTTGAGCGATGTCTTCCTCTTCGAGAATCCCGCCCGACAGCCCAATCGGTTGATGATGATCACCGATGGAGGAATCAACGTCAGTCCCGGTCTGGCCGAAAAGATCGAGATCATCCGCAATGCCGTGCGCGTCGCTCAGGTGCTCGGCTGGGAGATGCCCAGGGTCGCTCTTCTCTCGGCGACAGAGAAAGTCACCCCCGCGATACCTTCCACGCTGGAAGCGGCGGTGATCTCGAAGATGAACGAGCGGGGACAAATCCCCGGCTGTCTCATCGAGGGTCCGCTGGCGCTCGATCTGGCCGTAGCGCCCGAAGCGGCTGAGGCGAAGGGGATCAGTTCGCCCGTCGTCGGGCGCGCCGACATCCTCGTGGCGCCAAATATCGAAGTCGCCAATGTCCTGGCGAAAAGCACAGTCTACTTCGCCCGCTTCCGTCTGGCCCACGTCACGGTGGGAGCTTCCGTTCCGGTGCTCATCCCTTCGCGATCCGATAGCGCCGAGGCGAAATTTCTCTCCATCGCGCTCGGTCTTCTGATGCGCGCGAGGGAAGGAGTATCCCCGTCGCCCGAAAGCCCACCGCGACCGACACAGACGGCGTGA
- the buk gene encoding butyrate kinase produces the protein MAAKEPLILVINPGSTSTRVGLFDGERPRQDKTVRHPPEELNRFATLWDQLEFRLAFVWDALAEWTCSVMDLDAVVGRGGLLKPVDGGVYRVTERMLEDARRGIQGQHAANLGCALAWEVARRADVPAFVVDPVSVDEFEPLARLSGHPQIPRRSLTHALSVHAIARDAAHRLGRPLEQTRFIVGHLGGGISVCAVRSGRIIDANDASSEGPFSPERTGGLPLQPVITLCFSGRVTESEMRRMVMGQGGLVAYLGITDATAVEKRIAQGDTYAAQVYEAMAYQIAKEIGAMAAVLNGRVDAILLTGGLSRSDLLVRWIRQRVEFIAPVIVLSEDMEMRALAAGARRVLMGEETAKEYV, from the coding sequence ATGGCCGCAAAAGAACCTCTCATTCTCGTCATCAATCCCGGCTCCACGTCCACGCGCGTGGGGCTGTTTGACGGCGAGCGGCCACGTCAGGACAAGACGGTGCGTCATCCGCCGGAGGAGTTGAATCGGTTCGCCACTCTCTGGGATCAATTGGAGTTTCGTCTCGCCTTTGTGTGGGATGCCCTCGCCGAGTGGACGTGCTCGGTCATGGATCTCGATGCGGTTGTCGGTCGCGGCGGCTTGCTCAAACCGGTTGACGGCGGTGTCTATCGTGTCACCGAGCGCATGCTGGAAGACGCGCGGCGGGGCATTCAAGGCCAGCACGCGGCCAATCTCGGCTGCGCCCTGGCCTGGGAGGTAGCCCGTCGGGCCGACGTCCCCGCCTTTGTCGTGGATCCCGTCTCGGTGGACGAGTTCGAGCCGCTCGCACGACTGTCGGGCCATCCGCAGATTCCCCGACGGAGCCTCACCCACGCGCTCAGCGTTCATGCCATCGCCCGCGATGCAGCCCATCGCCTCGGTCGGCCTCTGGAACAAACACGCTTCATCGTCGGTCACCTGGGTGGAGGAATATCCGTCTGTGCGGTCAGGAGCGGACGCATCATTGATGCCAATGATGCTTCCAGCGAGGGACCGTTCTCGCCGGAACGAACCGGCGGTCTGCCGCTTCAGCCCGTCATCACGCTCTGCTTCTCCGGGCGCGTGACCGAAAGCGAAATGCGCCGTATGGTGATGGGCCAGGGCGGATTGGTGGCCTATCTGGGAATCACCGATGCCACGGCAGTCGAAAAGCGCATCGCTCAAGGAGATACCTACGCCGCTCAGGTCTATGAAGCGATGGCCTACCAGATCGCCAAAGAAATCGGGGCCATGGCCGCGGTGCTCAACGGTCGGGTGGATGCGATTCTCCTCACCGGGGGACTGAGCCGGTCAGACCTGCTGGTCCGATGGATTCGACAGCGCGTGGAGTTCATCGCCCCGGTGATCGTCCTCAGTGAAGACATGGAGATGCGGGCTTTGGCCGCTGGCGCCCGCCGCGTCCTGATGGGCGAGGAAACGGCCAAAGAATACGTCTGA
- a CDS encoding NAD(P)-dependent oxidoreductase: MMLTDVLREREGKKKTEWPRLDPEKRPVAERVRDFREVYIEYDPVTAQLEAQRCIGCKNPACEAACPLHNRIRDWLILTAEGKFLEAAHLSQSTSNMPEICGRICPQDRLCEGACVLGKKHDPVAIGAIERFINEYAFRQEGLPRPPIAPPTGKRVAVVGSGPAGLACAEELVKQGHDVVVFEAWPQPGGLLIYGIPGFKLEKWVVERRIRYLESLGVKFVCSTRIGKDLTLSDLFEQGFHAVFLGTGAQEAKNPRLPGMELEGVCEALPFLIRNNLDETYLPPGQWKKDDLRGKKVTVLGGGDTAMDCLRTAVRLGAARVICVYRRDEENMPGSRAEVQRAREEGVEFHFYTAPVRFIGDAQGRVCKIECIRMELGEPDVDGRRKPIPIPGSNFEIETDFVILAFGFEGSPVPGDDQKRLALTPWKTYEVNDQKMTSWPGVFAGGDCVRGADLVVTAIKDGRDAARAIDAYLKQAA; the protein is encoded by the coding sequence ATGATGCTGACCGATGTCCTGCGCGAGCGCGAGGGGAAGAAAAAAACCGAGTGGCCCCGACTCGATCCGGAGAAACGTCCGGTCGCCGAACGGGTGCGCGATTTCCGCGAGGTCTACATCGAATATGACCCCGTGACGGCGCAACTTGAAGCGCAGCGGTGTATCGGTTGCAAGAATCCGGCCTGCGAAGCCGCCTGCCCCCTTCACAATCGTATTCGTGATTGGCTCATCCTCACGGCCGAGGGGAAATTCCTCGAAGCCGCCCACCTCTCGCAATCCACCAGCAATATGCCGGAGATTTGCGGGCGCATCTGCCCGCAGGATCGGTTGTGCGAGGGAGCCTGCGTGCTCGGCAAAAAGCACGATCCGGTCGCCATCGGCGCAATTGAACGCTTCATCAACGAGTATGCCTTCCGCCAGGAGGGACTTCCCCGGCCCCCCATCGCTCCGCCGACGGGCAAGCGCGTCGCCGTCGTCGGATCGGGTCCGGCGGGATTGGCCTGCGCCGAGGAACTGGTCAAACAGGGCCACGACGTCGTCGTCTTTGAAGCCTGGCCGCAACCGGGCGGATTGCTCATCTACGGTATCCCCGGATTCAAACTCGAAAAATGGGTGGTCGAGCGGCGCATCCGTTATCTGGAGAGCCTGGGCGTGAAATTCGTCTGCTCGACCCGCATCGGCAAGGACCTCACCCTGAGTGATCTCTTCGAGCAGGGATTTCACGCCGTCTTTCTCGGCACCGGCGCTCAGGAAGCGAAGAATCCACGCCTGCCGGGAATGGAGCTGGAGGGTGTGTGCGAGGCATTGCCGTTTCTCATCCGCAATAATTTGGATGAGACGTACCTGCCGCCCGGGCAATGGAAGAAGGATGATTTGCGCGGGAAAAAAGTGACCGTTCTCGGCGGGGGCGATACGGCGATGGACTGTTTGCGCACGGCCGTTCGCCTGGGGGCAGCCCGCGTCATCTGCGTCTATCGGCGCGATGAGGAAAATATGCCGGGAAGCCGCGCCGAGGTGCAACGCGCCCGCGAAGAGGGCGTGGAGTTTCATTTCTACACCGCACCGGTGCGCTTCATCGGCGATGCCCAGGGGCGCGTCTGCAAAATCGAGTGCATCCGCATGGAACTCGGCGAACCCGATGTGGATGGCCGACGTAAGCCCATCCCCATTCCCGGCAGTAATTTTGAGATCGAGACCGACTTCGTCATCCTGGCCTTCGGATTTGAAGGTTCGCCCGTTCCCGGAGATGATCAAAAACGATTGGCCCTGACCCCCTGGAAGACCTATGAGGTGAACGACCAGAAGATGACGTCCTGGCCGGGTGTTTTCGCCGGCGGCGATTGCGTGCGCGGAGCCGATCTGGTTGTCACCGCCATCAAAGATGGGCGCGATGCCGCCCGGGCTATTGACGCTTATTTGAAACAAGCCGCCTGA